Proteins found in one Labrenzia sp. VG12 genomic segment:
- the ggt gene encoding gamma-glutamyltransferase, whose translation MKHHLRSAFAAVSFAAALAIGTALPASAQDAPIYSLKDRFQPVAARHGMVASQEAVATGVGVDILKKGGNAVDAAIATGFALAVTLPRAGNLGGGGFMMIHLADSGETKALDYREKAPAAAFKDMFLGDDGEPDNQKSRFSGLAVGVPGTVAGFAEAFEKHGSGNLSWADLVAPAIALAEYGIQVTPDLSASLTSASKRLLKDPASRATFYKTGGLPYLPGETLAQKDLAVTLRLIAEKGADGFYKGETADKIAQKVQDAGGGMTVEDLAGYAPVWREPVAGSYRGYDIASMPPPSSGGVHIVQILNMLETFPLEEYGLNSADSIHVMAEAMRRAYADRSKFLGDPDFVEIPVKGLTARDYAAELVKTIRMDAATPSVDVKPGDPYPYESNETTHFSVVDKDGNAVSNTYTLNFSYGVGLTADGTGVLLNNELDDFSAKPGVPNAYGLVGGTANAVEGNKRPLSSMSPTLVFKDGDLYLATGSPGGSRIITTTLQIILNVIDHDMNIAEATAAPRIHNQWLPDEIRIEEGLSPDTIRLLEQRGHKIAVKNAMGSTQSIMKVDGLLAGASDPRRPGALTAGY comes from the coding sequence ATGAAACATCATCTGAGATCCGCCTTTGCCGCCGTGTCATTCGCCGCGGCATTGGCCATCGGGACAGCGCTTCCAGCCTCGGCCCAGGACGCACCGATCTATTCCCTCAAGGACCGGTTCCAGCCGGTGGCCGCCCGGCACGGCATGGTCGCCAGCCAGGAAGCCGTGGCAACCGGGGTCGGTGTCGACATCCTGAAAAAGGGCGGCAATGCCGTTGATGCCGCCATTGCCACCGGATTTGCGCTCGCCGTCACCTTGCCTCGCGCGGGCAATCTCGGCGGCGGCGGTTTCATGATGATCCACCTCGCCGACAGCGGCGAGACCAAGGCGCTCGACTACCGCGAAAAGGCTCCTGCGGCCGCGTTCAAGGATATGTTCCTGGGGGACGATGGCGAGCCGGACAATCAGAAGTCCCGGTTCTCCGGGCTGGCGGTCGGTGTTCCCGGCACTGTTGCCGGTTTCGCCGAGGCTTTTGAAAAACATGGCAGCGGCAATCTGAGCTGGGCCGATCTTGTAGCGCCTGCAATAGCGCTTGCCGAATACGGTATCCAGGTAACGCCTGACCTCTCCGCCTCCCTGACATCCGCCTCCAAACGTCTTTTGAAGGACCCGGCATCCCGGGCAACCTTCTACAAGACCGGTGGCCTGCCATATCTTCCGGGAGAAACCCTGGCCCAAAAAGACCTGGCCGTAACGCTGCGGCTTATTGCCGAAAAGGGCGCCGACGGCTTCTACAAGGGCGAGACGGCGGACAAGATCGCTCAAAAGGTCCAGGACGCCGGCGGCGGCATGACTGTCGAGGATCTTGCCGGCTATGCACCGGTCTGGCGCGAGCCGGTCGCCGGCAGCTACCGGGGTTACGACATTGCCTCGATGCCGCCGCCGTCTTCGGGTGGCGTTCACATTGTCCAGATCCTGAACATGCTGGAAACCTTTCCCCTTGAAGAATATGGCCTCAACTCCGCCGACAGCATCCATGTCATGGCGGAAGCCATGCGCCGCGCCTATGCGGACCGGTCGAAATTCCTGGGCGATCCGGATTTTGTCGAGATCCCCGTCAAGGGCCTGACGGCGCGCGATTATGCTGCCGAACTGGTCAAGACCATCCGCATGGATGCGGCCACGCCGTCCGTCGACGTTAAACCGGGCGACCCATATCCTTATGAAAGCAATGAAACGACGCATTTTTCGGTGGTCGATAAGGACGGCAATGCGGTTTCCAACACCTACACGCTGAACTTTTCCTACGGTGTCGGACTGACCGCCGACGGTACCGGGGTTCTGCTCAACAACGAGCTCGACGACTTTTCCGCCAAGCCCGGTGTACCGAATGCCTATGGCCTGGTCGGCGGCACGGCAAACGCGGTGGAAGGCAACAAGCGGCCGCTCTCGTCCATGAGCCCGACGCTGGTTTTCAAGGATGGCGATCTCTATCTCGCCACCGGCTCGCCGGGCGGCAGCCGTATCATCACGACCACCTTGCAGATCATTCTGAACGTGATCGACCACGACATGAATATTGCCGAGGCGACGGCCGCACCGCGTATTCACAATCAGTGGCTGCCGGATGAAATCCGCATCGAGGAAGGCCTGTCGCCGGACACGATCCGACTGCTGGAGCAACGCGGCCACAAGATCGCGGTCAAGAATGCCATGGGCTCGACCCAATCCATCATGAAGGTGGACGGGCTGTTGGCAGGTGCCTCCGATCCGCGCCGGCCCGGTGCACTGACCGCTGGATATTAA